In Thunnus maccoyii chromosome 11, fThuMac1.1, whole genome shotgun sequence, one genomic interval encodes:
- the LOC121907619 gene encoding alpha-tectorin-like, which translates to MLRGVFYFAQFGEQGALSARLYSAWSSSPVEAIVQVDDVKVDDWKMIPGLTNYTDISGCRHSGALLLPKTGKCESEDSPVTCSASAVLNTTPCGSGEICQGDGQCVLDATCTVTGSTVIDLGGQVVSVPDRCAYTLMSESGVHLQAVFQDRRRKDVSFLDHVILHLDDPGVNFHLGQGGRVQLNDTKLSLSSTPVEHHGVQLSKDQTGVTAKLVHSNYNTSIFFDGYTAQIHMTVPGGNTLQGLCGDSSRSLSDMKVSAYSSSSCEKQYNDTADSQIDCKTVTERCNLLKEDPFTFCHNHTNPEPFITACTNTLCKYPAVDGLNCQFLEAYARACSLQSKDTLEDWRSKASCPSPQAFCQDKFCSAHEFCAEDISGGTSCYCRAIFGSKYRSTNTFGEPTICNQNSASLKLVGCLLEEKSIDYSVLHLNDPNCRGQRDSKTHMVTFSFDSSNVCGTVVKADSSKIMYKNAIMTRNSSGPITRHDQVNIDFSCFYNQPDTRTVAFKIKDSSVIQQIVSGAWNYTLTMKAYTDADRTQAVESSTEIQLEQTIWVELKTDGLDDKLVAVVTDSCWATNEPSPSEILRYDLIIGGCSNPADQTVKVQANGLGTSNYFSFNMFQFSGKSGDVYLHCKLNLCVKKKNSTCAPSCSGSKRRRRSARTTYEDVNPAFITMAWTN; encoded by the exons ATGCTACGT GGTGTATTCTACTTCGCACAGTTTGGTGAACAAGGAGCTTTATCTGCAAGATTGTATTCAGCCTGGTCATCCAGTCCTGTG GAGGCCATTGTGCAGGTCGATGATGTTAAAGTGGATGACTGGAAAATGATCCCAGGTCTCACAAACTACACGGACATAAGTGGATGCAGACACTCAG GTGCTCTACTTCTACCAAAAACGGGAAAATGTGAATCAGAAGACTCCCCTGTAACCTGTAGTGCTTCAGCAGTCCTCAACACCACTCCTTGTGGCTCCGGAGAGATCTGCCAGGGCGACGGCca ATGTGTCTTGGATGCCACGTGCACTGTAACCGGCTCCACTGTCATCGATCTCGGCGGTCAAGTTGTCTCTGTCCCGGATCGCTGTGCGTACACTCTGATGTCAGAATCAGGCGTCCACCTGCAGGCCGTCTTCCAGGACCGCCGTCGTAAAGATGTTAGTTTTTTGGACCATGTGATCCTACATCTGGATGACCCAGGCGTTAACTTTCACCTGGGACAAGGTGGGAGGGTTCAG CTGAACGACACAAAGCTGAGCCTCAGCAGCACGCCTGTGGAGCATCATGGTGTGCAGCTCTCTAAGGACCAAACTGGAGTCACAGCCAAGCTGGTGCACTCCAACTACAACACCTCTATCTTCTTTGATGGCTACACAGCACAGATCCACATGACAG TACCAGGCGGAAACACCCTGCAGGGTTTATGTGGCGACTCCAGCCGGTCTTTGAGTGACATGAAGGTCTCTGCGTACAGCTCAAGCAG CTGTGAGAAACAGTACAATGACACTGCTGACAGTCAGATCGACTGCAAGACAGTGACTGAACG CTGTAATCTCCTGAAGGAGGATCCCTTCACCTTCTGCCACAACCACACCAACCCCGAGCCCTTCATCACCGCCTGCACCAACACTCTGTGCAAATACCCAGCAGTGGACGGTCTCAACTGCCAGTTCCTGGAGGCTTACGCCAGAGCCTGCAGCCTGCAAAGCAAAGACACGCTGGAGGACTGGAGGTCAAAGGCCAGCTGCC CCTCCCCCCAGGCCTTCTGTCAGGACAAGTTCTGCAGTGCTCATGAGTTCTGTGCTGAGGACATCAGTGGTGGAACCAGCTGCTACTGTCGGGCCATTTTTGGCTCCAAGTACAGATCGACAAACACTTTTG GTGAGCCGACCATCTGCAACCAAAACTCTGCTTCACTTAAGCTGGTTGGTTGTCTCCTGGAGGAAAAAAGCATCGACTACTCTGTCTTACACCTCAATGACCCAAACTGCAGAGGTCAGCGGGACAGCAAGACCCACATGGTGACCTTCAGCTTCGACAGCAGCAACGTCTGTGGGACGGTGGTCAAG GCCGACAGCAGCAAAATCATGTACAAGAACGCCATCATGACTCGGAACAGCTCTGGCCCCATCACTCGTCATGACCAAGTGAACATCGACTTCTCCTGCTTCTACAACCAGCCAGACACCAGGACTGTGGCCTTCAAAATCAAAGACAG ctctgtgatcCAGCAGATTGTATCTGGAGCTTGGAATTACACTCTGACCATGAAGGCCTACACCGATGCCGACCGCACTCAAGCTGTGGAGTCCAGCACAGAAATCCAACTGGAGCAGACCATCTGGGTGGAGCTGAAGACGGACGGGCTAGATGACAAACTCGTCGCTGTGGTGACCGACTCCTGCTGGGCGACCAACGAGCCGTCACCCAGTGAGATTCTGAGATATGACCTGATCATTGGGGg CTGTTCGAACCCTGCTGACCAGACGGTGAAGGTGCAGGCTAACGGACTGGGAACATCCAACTACTTCTCCTTCAACATGTTCCAGTTCTCTGGGAAGTCTGGTGACGTCTACCTGCACTGCAAACTCAACCTgtgtgtgaagaagaagaacagcacCTGCGCCCCG AGCTGCAGCGGAAGTAAGAGAAGACGCAGATCTGCCAGGACTACATATGAGGATGTAAACCCAGCCTTCATCACCATGGCCTGGACTAATTAG